From the genome of Triticum aestivum cultivar Chinese Spring chromosome 3B, IWGSC CS RefSeq v2.1, whole genome shotgun sequence, one region includes:
- the LOC123065662 gene encoding uncharacterized protein — MDMIVPAVIGDIVNRAVSFAIKKCLQLPDVDKNLERLNQLLLRAHTITEEAEGRLINNREMLQQLGILIEGMHRGHYMLDNFKCRDLQEGRGDEHEVSHFSGLSMFSAAKCLRSSNNYRKAVPFGSNNIEDLQEALGLDCACVKKLTGRFSGCLHLEAQILMSNQDLHGNFVAQFWCSARGYRMAYTHRQLLLFDYYSMALSSQNQLLQEQDHCCQDSCQDALKGEGGEPEHTVDGQEEEQSKSCI, encoded by the exons ATGGATATGATTGTCCCTGCAGTCATAGGTGATATTGTCAACAGAGCTGTATCCTTTGCCATCAAGAAATGCTTGCAGCTTCCAGACGTCGACAAGAATCTGGAGCGGCTAAATCAGTTGCTTCTAAGAGCCCATACCATCACTGAGGAGGCCGAGGGAAGGCTTATCAACAATCGAGAGATGCTCCAGCAGCTGGGGATATTGATAGAAGGGATGCACAGAGGCCACTATATGCTTGATAACTTCAAATGTCGAGACCTTCAAGAAGGGAGAGGGGACGAGCATGAGGTGAGTCACTTCTCTGGATTATCTATGTTCAGTGCAGCAAAGTGTCTTCGTTCGTCCAATAACTACAGAAAAGCAGTGCCCTTTGGTAGTAACAACATAGAAGACCTACAAG AAGCTCTTGGGTTAGATTGTGCTTGCGTCAAGAAGCTTACTGGCAGATTTTCAGGATGTTTGCATCTAGAAGCACAAATCCTGATGAGCAACCAAGATTTGCATG GCAATTTCGTTGCTCAATTCTGGTGCTCGGCTCGTGGATATCGGATGGCATACACACACAGGCAGCTCCTTCTGTTTG ATTACTACTCCATGGCGCTTTCCAGCCAGAACCAACTCCTTCAAGAGCAAGATCACTGTTGTCAGGATTCATGTCAGGATGCTCTGAAAGGCGAGGGTGGAGAACCAGAACACACCGTGGACGGGCAGGAAGAAGAGCAGTCTAAAAGCTGCATTTGA